The Pseudomonas eucalypticola genome has a window encoding:
- a CDS encoding sulfite exporter TauE/SafE family protein, protein MNTLFALYQEMGWGLSLLVLATFLLAGTVKGVIGLGLPTVSMGLLGLAMAPAQAAALLIVPSTFTNLWQLMLGGHLRRLLLRLWPMLLAIFVGTAAGSLWLGIDGGPWVVRALGAALVLYCLCGLFLPTLRVPRKHERWLGPLCGVLTGIVTAATGVFVMPAVPYLQALGLSRDELVQALGLSFTVSTVALALGLLWHGQLGGGALGASLLMLLPALLGMQLGQWLRQRISAVVFKRVFFVGLALLGTHLLING, encoded by the coding sequence ATGAATACTTTGTTTGCGCTGTATCAGGAAATGGGCTGGGGCTTGTCGCTGCTGGTGCTGGCGACCTTCCTGCTGGCAGGCACCGTCAAGGGGGTGATAGGCCTGGGGCTGCCGACCGTGTCGATGGGTTTGCTCGGGCTGGCTATGGCTCCGGCGCAGGCTGCGGCCTTGCTCATCGTGCCGTCGACGTTCACCAACCTCTGGCAATTGATGCTGGGCGGCCACCTGCGCAGGCTGCTCCTGCGCCTATGGCCGATGCTGCTGGCGATATTCGTCGGCACTGCAGCGGGCAGCCTGTGGCTGGGCATCGATGGCGGCCCTTGGGTGGTTCGGGCGTTGGGCGCGGCGCTGGTCCTGTACTGCCTGTGCGGACTGTTCCTGCCCACCCTGCGGGTGCCGCGCAAGCATGAACGCTGGCTGGGACCGCTGTGCGGCGTGCTGACCGGTATCGTCACCGCTGCCACCGGGGTCTTCGTCATGCCGGCGGTGCCTTACCTTCAGGCCCTGGGCTTGAGCCGGGACGAACTGGTGCAGGCACTGGGCCTTTCCTTCACGGTCTCGACCGTGGCGCTGGCGCTGGGCTTGCTGTGGCACGGACAATTGGGTGGTGGCGCACTGGGCGCCTCGTTGCTGATGCTGCTGCCGGCCCTGCTGGGCATGCAGTTGGGGCAGTGGTTGCGCCAGCGCATCAGCGCCGTGGTATTCAAGCGGGTATTCTTCGTCGGTCTGGCGCTGCTGGGCACACACCTGCTCATCAATGGCTGA
- a CDS encoding LysR family transcriptional regulator produces the protein MQKNITSLGALNWDDLKFFLEVARTRKASNAAKRLGVDYTTVSRRITSLEAALGTLLFEKSRTSGFILTAEGQRLLGYAEAIESTLHMACEQVSGSGVALSGHIRMGCTEGFGSFFITPQLSHFIDRYPAISIDILPLPHFISLSKREADIVIALERPEHGPYVCCKLCDYRLQLYATQDYLDRHPPIRHSRDLAGHRFISYVDDLAFSAELLYLANLLPKASANLRSTSVIAQYVAARQGRGMAILPCFLAAQANELVPVLAGEISVTRQFWMYCREDLRKLKRINLLWDYIREVTELNGPFLLGENPTLRFAD, from the coding sequence ATGCAAAAAAACATCACCTCCCTGGGCGCCCTGAACTGGGATGACCTGAAGTTCTTCCTCGAAGTGGCGCGTACCCGAAAAGCCAGCAATGCCGCCAAGCGCCTGGGCGTGGACTACACCACCGTGTCGCGACGCATCACCTCGCTGGAGGCAGCGCTGGGCACCCTGCTATTCGAGAAGTCGCGCACCAGCGGCTTCATTCTCACGGCTGAAGGGCAGCGCCTGTTGGGCTACGCGGAGGCTATCGAAAGCACCCTGCACATGGCCTGTGAACAAGTCTCGGGGTCTGGGGTAGCGTTGTCGGGGCACATACGCATGGGCTGCACCGAAGGCTTTGGCAGCTTCTTCATTACCCCGCAACTGAGCCATTTCATCGACCGCTACCCAGCCATCAGCATCGATATCCTGCCGCTGCCGCACTTCATCAGCCTGTCCAAACGCGAGGCAGACATCGTCATCGCCCTGGAACGGCCAGAGCATGGCCCCTATGTGTGCTGCAAGCTGTGCGACTACCGCCTGCAACTGTATGCCACCCAGGACTACCTGGACCGCCACCCGCCGATCCGCCATAGCCGCGACCTCGCGGGCCACCGCTTCATCAGTTATGTCGACGACCTGGCGTTCAGCGCCGAGTTGCTGTACCTCGCCAACCTGCTGCCCAAGGCCAGCGCCAACCTGCGCAGCACCAGCGTCATCGCCCAGTACGTCGCCGCACGCCAGGGCCGGGGCATGGCGATACTGCCGTGCTTTCTGGCGGCCCAGGCCAACGAACTGGTGCCCGTGCTGGCGGGCGAGATCAGCGTAACGCGGCAGTTCTGGATGTATTGCCGGGAAGATCTGCGCAAGTTGAAGCGGATCAACCTGTTGTGGGATTACATTCGGGAAGTGACTGAGTTGAATGGACCGTTTCTGCTCGGGGAGAACCCGACGCTTCGGTTTGCCGACTAG
- a CDS encoding CoA-acylating methylmalonate-semialdehyde dehydrogenase, with protein sequence MNVSVTAGIQTVKLLIDGEWVQSQASEWRDIVNPATQQVLAKVPFATQAEVDAAVAAAQKAYVGWRNTPVGARMRIMLKFQALIREHSKRIAQTLSAEQGKTQADAEGDIFRGLEVVEHACSIGSLQMGEFVENVAGGVDTYTLRQPIGVCAGITPFNFPAMIPLWMFPMAIVCGNTFVLKPSEQDPLSTVQLVELALEAGVPPGVLNVVHGGKDVVDALCTHADIKAISFVGSTAVGTHVYNLAGQHGKRVQAMMGAKNHAVVLPDANREQTLNALVGAAFGAAGQRCMATSVAVLVGAAKQWLPELKALAQKLKVNAGSEPGTDVGPLISRQAKQRVLGLIDSGVKEGAILELDGREVNVPGFEHGNFVGPTLFSGVTTDMQIYTQEIFGPVLVVLTVDTLDEAIALVNRNPFGNGTGLFTQSGAAARKFQSEIDVGQVGINIPIPVPVPFFSFTGSRGSKLGDLGPYGKQVVQFYTQTKTVTARWFDDDSVNDGVNTTINLR encoded by the coding sequence ATGAACGTTTCTGTAACTGCCGGTATCCAGACAGTCAAGCTGCTGATCGACGGCGAATGGGTTCAGTCCCAGGCCAGTGAATGGCGCGACATCGTCAACCCGGCCACCCAGCAGGTGCTGGCCAAGGTACCCTTCGCCACCCAGGCCGAAGTGGACGCGGCAGTGGCGGCGGCGCAAAAAGCCTACGTCGGTTGGCGCAATACCCCGGTGGGCGCGCGCATGCGCATCATGCTCAAGTTCCAGGCGCTGATCCGCGAGCACAGCAAGCGCATCGCCCAGACCCTCAGCGCTGAACAAGGCAAGACCCAGGCTGACGCCGAAGGCGATATTTTCCGCGGCCTGGAGGTGGTGGAGCACGCCTGCTCCATCGGCAGCTTGCAGATGGGCGAGTTCGTGGAGAACGTCGCTGGTGGTGTCGACACCTACACGCTGCGCCAGCCCATCGGCGTGTGCGCAGGGATCACGCCGTTCAATTTCCCGGCGATGATCCCGTTGTGGATGTTCCCCATGGCCATCGTCTGCGGCAACACCTTCGTGCTCAAGCCCTCCGAGCAAGACCCGCTGTCCACCGTGCAACTGGTGGAGCTGGCGCTGGAAGCCGGCGTCCCGCCGGGCGTGCTCAACGTGGTGCACGGCGGCAAGGATGTGGTGGATGCGCTGTGCACCCACGCCGACATCAAGGCGATTTCCTTTGTCGGTTCGACGGCGGTGGGCACCCACGTCTACAACCTGGCCGGCCAGCACGGCAAGCGCGTGCAGGCGATGATGGGGGCCAAGAACCATGCCGTGGTGCTGCCCGACGCCAACCGTGAACAAACCCTCAACGCGCTGGTGGGCGCGGCCTTCGGCGCGGCGGGCCAACGCTGCATGGCGACCTCGGTGGCGGTGCTGGTGGGTGCGGCCAAACAATGGTTGCCGGAGCTCAAGGCGCTGGCGCAGAAACTCAAGGTCAACGCTGGCAGTGAGCCGGGCACCGACGTCGGGCCGCTGATTTCACGCCAGGCCAAGCAGCGGGTGCTGGGCTTGATCGACAGCGGCGTGAAGGAGGGCGCCATTCTGGAGCTGGATGGCCGCGAGGTGAACGTACCGGGCTTCGAACACGGCAATTTTGTCGGGCCGACGCTGTTCTCGGGGGTGACCACGGACATGCAGATCTACACCCAGGAAATCTTCGGCCCAGTGCTGGTGGTGCTGACCGTCGATACCCTCGACGAGGCCATCGCCCTGGTCAACCGCAACCCCTTCGGCAACGGAACGGGTCTGTTCACCCAGAGCGGCGCCGCGGCGCGCAAGTTCCAGAGCGAGATCGATGTCGGCCAGGTGGGCATCAACATCCCGATTCCGGTGCCAGTACCGTTCTTCAGCTTTACCGGTTCGCGTGGCTCCAAGTTGGGCGACCTGGGCCCGTACGGCAAGCAGGTGGTGCAGTTCTACACCCAGACCAAGACGGTAACGGCGCGCTGGTTCGACGATGACAGCGTCAACGACGGCGTCAACACCACCATCAACCTGCGCTAG
- a CDS encoding LysR substrate-binding domain-containing protein: MHFDLTDLRLFLHTLDSGNMTAGAQRSHLSLAAASARIRALEASLGIALFERNRRGVRPTAAGQALGEHSRRVLRQVDHLQFDMAQYAQGLQGQIRLLCNTAALTEYLPELLGDFLKRHPSVDLDVEEWPSLRITQALRQGAAPLGIISDAVNTDGLQTRPFRDDPLMLIMPPDHPLAARPDATFIDSLAHGHVALAATNALGILVEEQALRCGRRLQVRVRAEGFDGVVRMVAAGAGVGIVPQAAVHRCQGALRFSGRALREPWAARRLLLCSADFDTLPGHARALVDCLAP, from the coding sequence ATGCACTTCGACCTCACTGACCTGCGGCTTTTCCTGCATACCCTGGACAGCGGCAACATGACCGCCGGTGCCCAGCGCAGCCACCTGTCCCTGGCCGCGGCCAGCGCGCGTATTCGTGCCCTGGAGGCGTCGCTGGGCATCGCCCTGTTCGAGCGCAACCGCCGTGGCGTGCGGCCCACCGCTGCCGGCCAGGCACTGGGCGAACACAGCCGGCGGGTGCTGCGCCAGGTAGACCACCTTCAATTCGACATGGCCCAGTATGCCCAGGGCCTGCAAGGCCAGATCCGACTGCTGTGCAACACCGCCGCCTTGACCGAATACCTGCCCGAACTGCTGGGCGACTTCCTCAAGCGCCACCCCAGTGTCGACCTGGATGTCGAGGAATGGCCCAGCCTGCGCATTACCCAGGCCTTGCGCCAGGGTGCCGCCCCCTTGGGCATCATCTCCGACGCGGTGAACACGGATGGTTTGCAGACCCGGCCGTTTCGCGATGACCCGTTGATGCTGATCATGCCCCCCGACCACCCCCTGGCCGCGCGCCCCGACGCCACCTTCATCGACAGCCTCGCCCACGGCCATGTGGCCCTGGCGGCGACCAATGCCCTGGGTATTCTGGTCGAGGAGCAGGCGCTGCGCTGCGGCCGACGCCTGCAGGTGCGGGTCCGCGCCGAAGGCTTCGATGGCGTGGTGCGCATGGTTGCTGCCGGCGCCGGCGTGGGTATCGTGCCGCAAGCGGCGGTACATCGCTGTCAGGGGGCGCTGCGGTTTTCCGGCCGGGCCCTGCGCGAACCCTGGGCGGCGCGGCGGTTGTTACTGTGCAGCGCCGATTTCGACACGTTGCCTGGCCATGCCCGGGCGCTGGTGGACTGCCTGGCGCCCTGA
- a CDS encoding putative quinol monooxygenase has translation MTEQYGFIVKAKTKPHMADAFHQLFLGHVQASRSEPGCIEYHMLRDLNDPTLFLFYEIWATKADLDVHSALPHMAAFAEQRMEYLEVDFEFQRIEMLSPSSAVA, from the coding sequence ATGACCGAGCAATATGGTTTTATCGTCAAGGCCAAGACCAAGCCGCACATGGCCGACGCCTTCCACCAACTGTTCCTGGGGCATGTGCAGGCCAGTCGGAGTGAGCCCGGCTGCATCGAGTACCACATGCTGCGCGACCTGAACGACCCCACCCTGTTTCTGTTCTATGAAATCTGGGCCACCAAGGCGGACCTGGACGTGCATTCGGCGCTGCCGCACATGGCTGCCTTCGCCGAGCAGCGCATGGAATACCTGGAAGTGGACTTCGAATTCCAGCGCATTGAAATGCTCAGCCCGTCCAGCGCGGTGGCGTAA
- the mmsB gene encoding 3-hydroxyisobutyrate dehydrogenase: MNIAFIGLGNMGAPMARNLLKAGHHLYLFDLNKAVLAELAAMGGTISTSPKDAAQAGDLVITMLPAAAHVRSVYLNEDGVLAGIRAGTPAVDCSTIDPQTARDISTAAAQQGVDLGDAPVSGGTGGAAAGTLTFMVGASAALFDTLHPVLAQMGRNIVHCGEVGTGQIAKICNNLLLGISMIGVSEAMALGNALGIDTGVLAGIINSSTGRCWSSDTYNPWPGIIDTAPAARGYTGGFGAELMLKDLGLATEAARQAHQPVILGAVAQQLYQAMSLRGEGGLDFSAIVKGYQKPS; encoded by the coding sequence ATGAACATCGCATTTATCGGCCTGGGCAACATGGGCGCGCCCATGGCGCGCAACCTGCTCAAGGCAGGGCATCACCTGTACCTGTTCGACCTGAACAAGGCCGTGCTGGCGGAACTGGCCGCCATGGGCGGCACCATCAGCACCTCGCCCAAGGACGCCGCGCAAGCGGGGGACCTGGTCATCACCATGCTGCCGGCGGCCGCCCATGTGCGCAGCGTCTATCTGAATGAGGATGGCGTGCTGGCGGGGATCCGCGCCGGCACGCCAGCGGTGGATTGCAGCACCATCGACCCGCAGACAGCCCGCGATATCTCCACGGCGGCGGCGCAGCAGGGCGTGGACCTGGGCGATGCGCCGGTGTCCGGCGGCACCGGTGGCGCGGCGGCGGGCACGCTGACGTTCATGGTCGGTGCTTCGGCGGCGTTGTTCGACACCCTGCACCCGGTGCTGGCGCAAATGGGCCGCAACATCGTGCACTGTGGCGAAGTGGGCACGGGGCAGATCGCCAAGATCTGCAACAACCTGCTGCTGGGGATTTCGATGATCGGGGTGTCGGAGGCCATGGCCCTGGGCAATGCGCTGGGCATCGACACCGGCGTGCTGGCGGGGATCATCAACAGTTCTACGGGGCGGTGCTGGAGTTCGGACACCTATAACCCTTGGCCCGGCATCATCGACACCGCGCCGGCGGCACGGGGTTACACCGGGGGGTTCGGTGCCGAGTTGATGCTCAAGGACCTGGGCCTGGCCACTGAAGCCGCCCGCCAGGCCCACCAGCCGGTGATCCTCGGCGCGGTGGCCCAGCAGTTGTACCAGGCCATGAGCCTGCGCGGCGAAGGTGGCCTGGACTTCTCGGCCATCGTGAAGGGCTACCAGAAGCCCTCCTGA
- a CDS encoding NAD(P)H-dependent oxidoreductase — MKKILLLNGGKQFAHSAGRYNTTLHEAAVAVLDHAGFDLKTTFIDGGYDVGEEVQKFLWADVIIYQMPGWWMGAPWTVKKYIDEVFTEGHGSLYANDGRTRSDASQKYGSGGLVHDKRYMLSLTWNAPQQAFDDPTDFFEAKGVDAVYFPFHKANQFLGMSGLPTFLAVDVMKRPNIEADVERYKAHLAQVLGFNL, encoded by the coding sequence ATGAAAAAGATTCTGTTGCTCAATGGCGGCAAGCAATTCGCCCATTCCGCTGGCCGCTACAACACCACCCTGCACGAAGCCGCCGTGGCTGTGCTCGACCATGCCGGGTTCGACCTGAAGACCACTTTCATCGACGGTGGTTATGACGTTGGTGAAGAAGTGCAGAAATTCCTCTGGGCCGACGTGATCATCTATCAGATGCCGGGCTGGTGGATGGGCGCGCCGTGGACCGTGAAGAAGTACATCGACGAAGTCTTCACCGAAGGCCACGGCAGCCTGTACGCCAACGACGGCCGCACCCGCTCCGATGCCTCGCAAAAGTACGGCAGCGGTGGCCTGGTGCATGACAAGCGCTACATGCTGTCGCTGACCTGGAACGCCCCGCAGCAAGCGTTCGACGACCCTACCGACTTCTTCGAGGCCAAGGGCGTTGACGCGGTGTATTTCCCGTTCCACAAAGCCAACCAGTTCCTGGGCATGAGCGGCCTGCCGACCTTCCTGGCCGTGGACGTGATGAAGCGCCCGAACATCGAGGCCGACGTCGAGCGCTACAAGGCCCACTTGGCCCAAGTGCTGGGTTTCAACCTGTAA